The window taggcgttttaagaatcctagtgggcaggctatacttttccacaaatccccttgatatgtatgaatgcgatgcacccgtatcaaaaagaacgagtgcagtaaatgacttaaccaaaaacttaccgattactgcatcaggctgatcttcaacctcctccacattaacgtggttcacctgccctctattaaaagggttcggcttcttcccagagcttccattgccatttccattctggccttcgggacattcattggcataatgtccggtcttggaacacttgaaacaagtgacttgactcaggtctctcttggttggggtcgatggggtggttcgattctggccgttgcttcctccattcccatttccattcttgtggccattatggttatgtgaactacctcctccatgggtatgctgaaacttaaATCCCGATTTAGgagtaaaacggggcttctgctgggctccagagttatacttcccctgtccatacttcctcttacggttttcaatctgctgttgcttcccttcaatcatgatggcacgatctaccagctcctggtagttgttgaaactcgctaccatcaactgcatgctaaattcatcattcaatccttccagaaacttctcctgcttagctgcatccgtagcaacgtcatctggggcataatgtgctagcttactaaactcctccacatactggccaactgtccttcctccttggcgtaagttgcgaaactcacgcttctttatggccatagctcctgctgaaacatgggcagtgcggaaagcttgctgaaactgatcccatgtgacagtgtctactgggtaagtggctgtgaaattctcccaccatgctgccgcgggtccgtcaagctgatgtgcggcaaacttcactttctcaccatacgtgcatcctgcagtggtcaactcccttcctatcttacggagccaatcatctgctacaatcggctcggtgctactagaaaacaccggcggatttagcctaaggaaacgagctaagtggtcaataggtggtggtggtggtgggttgttgttgttgttctgctggttctggactaacatctgcattaattgattctgttgttggatcaactgagtgagctccggtgggaatccattgtcacgtctcggaggcatctgagggtttagaaaagacgagatataagaatagagagaggtctaaagggaaaacactacccatatgcacatgaggcaaaagcacacaaaatcacttcaatcaatcaaacaagggcttacaacgatttaaatctatcgcaaaagtgctcgactattgtttacatgggggaatactactactatctggtggtcatctagaaatttgaaccggtggaagactccataatatctgctccagcttcgtcttcaaagtcgggttcacttggatccaaatcggtgtcgtcgatgatgatgtagttgtccggacatgcgacgtactcgtcgtcctcctgggatgctaacttcctcttgagttcttcaatctcctgtttaagatcgttattgtgcctcgctagagctacgatctcatcCATGTAgttcttgcgtgtagacttcagttctccttctagctcgatgatccttgcctttgcattcttcaactctatcatgtcattgcacatctggttctcgtggcgttggatgtgctggtttaactcttggatgaaagatgcaatggatctatccttcttggtgctgactaactcccattgttcatctcagcgtctgcaaatctggtagatagtgtccttaaggtcttcttggtaaacttctccaatgcgtcctatggtgatatgagctgccatgctccttcccagactccaggttggtgcattgaaaacactatctatgggcttcgtgattggtgcgaatgtccttcccggaacatgagcttgaatcttccagcgctcctcttcaggcagagtggcgttgaaggttcccgtgaagcttggtaatccaatgttcaggtacttggtgacttccttcaggtgaattccaaatggtgtgccttcatccggttgagcgtacttaatcttcgcgttcgtcatcctaaagagtagaaaagatgaggagttagaaaatgagaagagaatggtgatctatggctttaacttagtggtcgtgtcctacagtcagcgtgtgctctgataccatctctgtagcgacctgacccgaatggatcacgtctactgtgctacggcgtcatccctggatcagtaatgctgacaccacacagtatatCGAGGCTTTacagcagagttgcaatcacacacttattacatcgatggctcaaaaagaacttattacaataaatatggcttaaggccatattataaagataacagcggaagacttggaagataaatgggtccatcaactccagcggcatcattgagtatagaaccacgacctaaaaacacctcaatcgtcgtctgaaaagtctacaacattaacgttgcagcccgaaaccgggtcagcacatggaatatgctggcaatgtaacacatagagagtaatggaatgaaacagctatactatatgcatgtttggctggtggaaagctctatggttacagttttgcgtaaagccaatttttccctactgcaaaggaataaatttatttaactatcatggtggttgtgaaacatcgagaatggttgacagcattctcaatcccaattaaaaatagttaaaacccaacaatattagttagaagtaacatgttgagattcacatgatattcaagtactagatactcaagttgtccataaccggggacacggctaatcatgattagtttgtacactctgcagaggtctgcgcacttttcccacaagactcgatcgcctccattggatttctcgcactacatggtgtttgagaagcggatgaccgagacacagtctttcagaagcgctagcaccttatatgtggggtagaccgtaccacctataacccctacatctgctagtccaccccataagagttcgcacaacttagtcaactatgccagagcccataatggcatgtggctgcacacgaaagtttctagcatgaaagatcttatgatccctttgagcctgggtggcggtccgaaaaaaataggaaagtcctgatagacatcaggtgcctcaatccacccagatgtgtgtttaagttgccaccttagataaaccattaaaaattaataaactcacatctgtcatggatatctctcacccaatccacgtctactagcatagcatggcgtaataagcaaacgtagaagtaactcccaagggtttgataataatacaggtaataggtactacctcatctacttcccatcccacaatttaattagaccataatcatgcaatgtgagaggattgatctaatgcaataaaacatgggttgtagaaaaagtatgatcaaagtgttacttgccttgctgatgatccgcgagtcctagggtttcgaagtaacaggcggcgcaatccgggtaatctatcacagacaaacaacaagcatacaataagtactcatctaatgcacaggtaaaactcgaacaagagaacgaaccaggtagttcaacttaagaactccggttgcaaagaaagaaagaaccgaacaaagaaacaaacggtgaaagaaaacaactcggttctagcaagttgaaactaggtcaaattttaccggggcaaaaacttgtttaagttgattagacggaacggcggtttcgagacgaaactctaggcgcttgaatcacctgattccgataaacgagcgagaagataaactagaacgaagatcgaatCTGAGATcgtgatcgcggaataaatccgacaaaaagaaaaaagaagaacgattaaacgaacgggcgtcattAACCGGGGAaaaaccggtgatcacgttcgttgagacgaacggtccgaaagaagaacgaaaaccgatctagggttttcggagaaaaagaccgaaacaaaaaaccgatctagaaaccggaacggtttagataagaaccggaaagaaaacgaatcggtagagaagaaaagaatcagaacgattagaagaaaacgatccaagGAAACGAGACGCGGGGCAACCTtcggcgaggtctccggcgaggggctccggcggcggcggcgtagggcggcggcggcggctaggtgcggcgacggcggctaaaggcggcggcggcgggtgtggggtggcggcgcggcgcggcNNNNNNNNNNNNNNNNNNNNNNNNNNNNNNNNNNNNNNNNNNNNNNNNNNNNNNNNNNNNNNNNNNNNNNNNNNNNNNNNNNNNNNNNNNNNNNNNNNNNNNNNNNNNNNNNNNNNNNNNNNNNNNNNNNNNNNNNNNNNNNNNNNNNNNNNNNNNNNNNNNNNNNNNNNNNNNNNNNNNNNNNNNNNNNNNNNNNNNNNNNNNNNNNNNNNNNNNNNNNNNNNNNNNNNNNNNNNNNNNNNNNNNNNNNNNNNNNNNNNNNNNNNNNNNNNNNNNNNNNNNNNNNNNNNNNNNNNNNNNNNNNNNNNNNNNNNNNNNNNNNNNNNNNNNNNNNNNNNNNNNNNNNNNNNNNNNNNNNNNNNNNNNNNNNNNNNNNNNNNNNNNNNNNNNNNNNNNNNNNNNNNNNNNNNNNNNNNNNNNNNNNNNNNNNNNNNNNNNNNNNNNNNNNNNNNNNNNNNNNNNNNNNNNNNNNNNNNNNNNNNNNNNNNNNNNNNNNNNNNNNNNNNNNNNNNNNNNNNNNNNNNNNNNNNNNNNNNNNNNNNNNNNNNNNNNNNNNNNNNNNNNNNNNNNNNNNNNNNNNNNNNNNNNNNNNNNNNNNNNNNNNNNNNNNNNNNNNNNNNNNNNNNNNNNNNNNNNNNNNNNNNNNNNNNNNNNNNNNNNNNNNNNNNNNNNNNNNNNGGCGTGGGGTGGAGCTCTAGGCTTTGGGTTTGAtgatttagagggggggtgcttgggtatttatattggggaggggagaggagacttggggtaggggacaagaaatagactaggaataggaatcctagatgaaaaagaaaaacggaaTAAAGGAAAAAGGCTAAGAATCCTACTAGGATTCGGTAGAagcaagaggcgaggcggcggcctcctgGCCTTGCGCTGGCGCGCCTGGGCGCAGGGGCGgctggctggctgggccttggcccggctggcctgcggtAAGTCTTTTTTTTTTATAAACGGTTCAGcgcgcagaaaaaaaaacaaaagagatctaaacgaactccgaaaaatctaaagtaaattttccccgactcctaaaaatgagccgaacaaaatgaatttttctccggacctaaaatgcaattttcggaaacgcgcatttttccctatccaaataaaacgcaaataaaactccggcaaaaaccaaaattgatctatttattaaatcttcatttttcctaaatttgggaaagtcatattattccctctctcaatattttgacaccggaaaataattgaagataaaataaataaatcaaatgatcctcttttcaaaatttgagagaactcaaatatgaaaataacgaaatctccaactctctccgagggtccttgagttgcgtgaaatttctaggatcaaccaaaatgcaagaaaatatgatatgcatgatgatctagtgtataacattccaaattgaaaatttgggatgttacagcattCCTCCCCGTGTCAACGAGGACTATGGGGACAACTACGAGGATTATTCCGGTGACACCGAGGATGACCAAGCGGTCAACCGCCACAATGACCGtgctcatcaacaactctgtttcaaCTGCCAAGGTATGGCACAAGGTCCACCCAGGTATGACGTTCGAGATTACGACCACTCCAATGCTAAAATTAAATTTAATATGCCTGCTTTCAATGGTAAATATAATCTAGATGTTTATCTTGATTGGGAACTTTTAGTTGAACAAAAAATTGCATGTCATGATATTCCTGAGAACCAAAGAGTTAGTGTAGCCACTAGTGAGTTTACGAACTTTGCTTctatttggtggagtgaatatttccATGTTAATGCAAataatatacctactacttgggatgctttAAAACAAGCTATGCGACAACATTATGTTCCTTGATATTATGCTCGTGACAAACTAAATGAATTGCAACGTGGAAAACAAGGTAGTAGTTCTGTACAGGATTATTATTACCAAGAATTGCAAACAGGCTTAATGCGATGCGGATTAGTTGAAACCGAAGATGCTATGATGGCTAGATTTTTAGGTGGTTTGAATCGTAGTATTCAGGATATATTGGACTATAAGGAGTACAATCCTATTACCCGTTTGTTTCATTTTGCTTGTAAAGCAGAAAAGGAAGTACAGGAACGACACACAAGGGACGAGGTGACATTTCTACAGGTCACCGCTCATCATGGACAACCTCTCCTACTGTTCCATCCACTATTGAGTCAACATCACCACCTCTCTTCACCTGATGAATGGGGTGTCAGCAGATGGATTCTTTGTATGTACGGTCTGAAGCGATCATCATTGATTTTTGTAATTCTAGGAAATCCAGCGGATGATTTCCATTGCATATTTGCATGTACGGTTTGAGTTGTGCACAATGAGAAAGTCTCTGCTCCTCTCGTAACATACATTTGGTTATTCTTTGCATGTACGGTCTGAAGCGATCATCATTGATTGTTGTAATTCTAGGAAATCCAGCGGATGATTTCCATTGCATATTTGCACGTACGGTTTGAGTTGTGCACAATGAGAAAGTTTCTGCAAATATGAACATACAGCTCAGATCTCTCTATCACTTCACTGCCTACAATTACAAATATGAACATACAGCTCAGATCTCTCTATCACCTCACTGCCTATAGTTAACCTTGTTCCTGCCTCGTTGCTTCATATTCTGGCAAATCTCATGTGCCAGAATTTTGCCAGAATATGAAGGAAATAGTTCCCGGACAGAGCCTAATAGTAAGATAAATGGTATATTACCATTATTGCACAAGTAGACAAGCAAAAGCAGTTCAAAAACAGCCAAATTCTGGCCAAATTTAAGAAAAAAAAACACTTAATCTACCGCTTAGAGCAAAAGCGAAGCGATTTGCCATTGCTCCGCGCTTAAGTTCCGCTTAAATACACTTTCTTTAACACTGAGAGGGACCATGTTAAAATTTGCCTTATTAATAGGAAATGGGGTGGAAGAACGTCTGAATAGGAAACTTTCCTACGGTAATGCAATTCATCCATTTGATACAAAGGAATGGACCATaggaacaaagtatgaacttttcTTTAGTTTGGGTTTcataggaaaaacaaaggaatCTTACAACATACTCCGACCTCTTTTTACATTCCTATGAACAAATACCAATGAAAAGGCCATAACTAGCATAGCACTAACTTAATCTAACCTTTGCGTATGTTTTAGGGTGTAGGCCATAACTAGCATAGCAATAACTTAATCTAACCTTTGTGTATGTCTTAAGCTTAATTTGACAATGCTCCATTTTGCATTAACTAGATTTTGCACACTCCTTTGTTTCTACAATCCTACATTTTAACCTACCCTATTCCTACGATTTTCTGGTCACGTCGTTTGGAGGATAAGTCATTTCAGTCAGTGTTGTATGAGCAATTTCCTCACCTCTTCTGGTAACAAAATTCGTGGGTACCAATATTTGCAAATTCTGTAAACCGAAAAACTAATACTAGTTTCGAACTTTGTAATGAAACAAATAAAAATTGATTGAAGCAACACACCAAACCAATAGATTAATGGATCCACCTATAATATGACCACTCTGTTATTTAACATTTGTCTTCCAAATTTAGCAGAACGGTTTTAATTACCAGAAATTTTCCACGTGAGTAGGGAGTAATCTTTCTCCGTATCCGAGAAGGTGCTCCAGTCTCGATGGacatctttttcttctctggtcctttGTTCAGAGAAGTTACACTGTGTTTCCTTATCCTAGTTTCTTCACCGTTTGAACTTCTATTCTTTTGCTCACGCTTCCTACTAGAAGAATATGCTTCTTCGTTTTGCATTTCAGTATCTGTAGGTGGTGAGATGATAGAAGAGGTAAACATGTTTTTACTCGCGGTTGAATCCAATTCGGAAAGATGGGTACtacgcatataagatttgtctgaagtcaaacttcataaagtttgaccatattcATATGAAAAAAATGTAAACATCTACAATAGTAGAGCTATACAATATGAAAAGTAAATTCATGACGCATCTAATGATATTGTCCCGTATTGTGAAtattgaatttttttaaattgatcaaactttatgaagtttgacttcggacaaatcttatatgcagagtaaaaaggaccagagggaataCTTTGAAGAACTAAGCGATTAACTCACTTTCTTGAATTCCTATGCCCTTGTGGCATCCGCTCAACTCGAACACTTCGATTTCGAACAACATATTGCCTTCGTAGCTCAATAGAACAACATCACCTTGTGAGATGCCATGAAACACCAAGAACTGCGACCAACCAGCTGCAAGGAATATCGCAGATCCGTCCTTCTCGACCTCGACGCACCAATGTTTGTCAAATGGGCTGCCAGCAAAAGCAATTTTGCTGCTTCGGTGCGCCTCGGGGACGTCAAACTGGCTGACAATGAAAGCTTTTTTGCTGCTTGGGTGCGCCTCGGAGAGGTACCGTTGTACAAAAGTTGGCGGGATCGGCTGCAAGAACACAAGTAGTACTCACTACCCCTCGTGCGTTTCAAGTCTAGGAGTTGCAGCAAGAGACACAGTGGTAGCACTGGCGGAGCTACATGTAATGAAAATGGGCTATGGCCCGCCCATTCCAAAGCTAATACAATGTAGGATTAAAATAAACTGAGCCACAAGAAAAAAAATATAGTGATATTCCTTCATATTGGCCCGCCCAGCTTTGGTTGGGTAGCTCCGCCATTGATTGGTAGGAAAACAGAGTAGCAGGAAGATTGCAAACCATCTTGTCCATGAAACTTGGAAAGAGAACCATAATGAATTGTGGTTTACGCGAAGAAGCGTATATGTTGCTTCTAGGTTCTACAATCAAACATGATGCCTCCTTCAGTTACCAGTATGTATGTATGGCCATTATGAACTGATGAAAACTGAATCGTTATTAGGTAACAGAGGGACAAATCTGCCTTCCCTCTAACTCTAAACTTACCCCGTTTCTTCAGTAACCTACCTGTAGAGGGCGGAAAGCCGCCCAACTCCTTGAGGCACCACGTGAGGTCGAAGGCCTTGACGGTGAGCACCCCACGACCTTCATGCTGGAGCACCAAGAACCACCCTAAGCCGAAGCCGCTCGCTTTCACGAACTCGGGCCATCTGTAACCCAAGAACGCGCCCTTGCCATCCCGGCCGATATCGACGTGAAAGATTTTGCCGAATGAGCTGACTACAAAGACCTTTGGGTGGGGCATCCCGGTTCCTCGTGCACAGGCATCCAAGTGCTCGGCGAACTGGTCGGAGATGCGCTGCACAATGGACCAGACATACGCATTCATCGTATTGGCAGTGATGAGGATTAGATGGTGTGGTGGTGATGGGTGAGGGGGGCATTGTTCATACGGCTTACCAGCTTGTGGAGGCAAGAGGGCATCAACACCTTGAGTTGCTTCACCATGTCGCACCGCGCGCTCCCATCGCCGGACGGGCAGTCGCATGGCCGCCCTTGTATGCTAGAGAGGGTGGCCACGTACGGGGGGTTTCTTGGGGACaggagccggctgcggggaggaggggaTGGCGTACTCCGAGGTCTCTCGGTCCGGGAGAGGATTgggcgagggaggaggcggctcCCGATAAGGCCATGTCCAATTTTTCCCACTAAAAGTGAAGGCCATTGGTACCAATGCAAAAGACGCTTTacatttcttttatttttctattttgccGTAAAGAAGCGTCTCTCTTCCTTGCTCCTTTTCTTTGATACGTATACACTGTACCACATGAATGCAAAAGACGCTTTACATTGATACCAACGGGAGCTTGACCATTTTCATTAAGGGCCTGTTCAGGACATATTTAGATGTGACAAAGTTATATCACATCTAAGATGTTgttcactctgtttgtggtctttttttgtcttagttttttttgtttgttattgctgcattatatatttgtgagagcttagatgtgacatccttaaaaaacatctagatgtgaattagtcaaactatttagaaaaaaaataggatgtgcgtgtgtgcattcataggggtgaaaTGTATGTGAGGGACTTTGATAGTACTGTGTTTAAAAAGACAATTTTCACTGATGCGCCGCGCAGCGCAAATAACAAACTCGCTCCGTAATGAAATATAAGACTAGATCACTAGTACTACTGTATAAGGAGAGGGGGTAGTATactaataaaataaaacaaaacagagtgGACATCTTAGTCGCTCTACGGTTAAAAAGATTTCAAATGCTTCCCCTCGAGATTTGGTGTTAGATTCTTCGATCGATTCAAAGATCCAGTGGTGACGACCAGGCTTCCGAACGTCGGTGTCTCTGTGGTTTGTTTAGACTAACCACAATGGGGAGTACCTTAGACTAGTAACGTGCATATGTTAGTAAAAAGCNNNNNNNNNNNNNNNNNNNNNNNNNNNNNNNNNNNNNNNNNNNNNNNNNNNNNNNNNNNNNNNNNNNNNNNNNNNNNNNNNNNNNNNNNNNNNNNNNNNNNNNNNNNNNNNNNNNNNNNNNNNNNNNNNNNNNNNNNNNNNNNNNNNNNNNNNNNNNNNNNNNNNNNNNNNNNNNNNNNNNNNNNNNNNNNNNNNNNNNNNNNNNNNNNNNNNNNNNNNNNNNNNNNNNNNNNNNNNNNNNNNNNNNNNNNNNNNNNNNNNNNNNNNNNNNNNNNNNGAGAGCTACAGTAGAGAGGAGGAATCGGCGGCAACTCCGTTCTTCAGGTTCTTCCACTGCCGCCGCCTCCGGGCTTTCCCCTCACCTTCGGCTGCCCTCTGGGCAGCTGGAGGTTGGGGGAACATCGGATCCAGGTGGCGCGTGTATATAGGTGTGGGGCTTCGTCCCCTGTTTGGGTCTTCGGCGCCGGAGTCTTGACGGAGCGGACGACGGCAAGTTCTTAAATAAAGGTACCCTAGCTCTGGCTCCGGCTCGTCGGCATCATGGCTGGTGCTGACGAGGGGCCGGTGGAGTATAGCCTTTCGGTGCGATGGTGGTCTGGTTCACCGGTTTTCCACGGTAATGCCGACTCGTCGTGCAGGGAGAAGGGTGGCTTGGTCTGTGGTCGATTGTGGCTGGTTGGAGAGGGATCCGGTCATCTCTTACGAGGTGAGTTGGCGTCGTCCCCGGATCTGAAGCAGGAGCGGCTCGGGGAGCATCCTCAACAAGGGGATCGCCTCCGACCGATATACTTTTGGGATTTAGATCCAGTTTCTTTTGAACTGGTAGCTGTTGCGGTTCGTCAACGCCAATTTGGCAAGGGGTTACTCCTGCTCCAGGCTTGTGGCAGGACCGACGTCTTCTCCGGTGCCGGCTGTTCGTCGACGGCGGAGAAGTGGGCGCCGTGCGTTCACAACGTAGATGGAAGTCTCTTGAGTCTCCTTTGCAATACTCTTTGTGCGTGGGGTTTCCATGTCTTTCGGCTACGGCTGGTGCTGCCTGTATCCTTTGTATCATTGTGTATTTGTACGTGTATTAGTATGTTCTGTAATGTTTTCCTACTCGTATGAATACAAGTGACGTATGCCTTTGGGTGTACGGTTTTAAAAAAaatatgcatatgttactagtctatgttactacctccacaatgaggagtaacatatatgtggtatcatgcaacactttatttattatgctatagactcatcttatcttggtatgtgtgatgttactcatacaagtactaactagctatgttaccacatgtctttctttcttcatttattacatgccacatcatcttttttctctagatatgtgtgatgttaccatctatattactcccattgtgggtagtctaaAATTGCAAATATGAACTGCCTACAATTGCAAATATGAACATACAGCTCAGATCTCTCTATCACCTCACTGCCTACAATTACAAATATGAACATACAGCTCAGATCTCTCTATCACCTCACCGCCTATAATTGAAAATATGAACATACAGTCTAACACTATTGTATGTACTTCCTCTGCCTAGGATAAGGCAAATATACTATGGGAAGAAAAATTGCACGCACGTCGATTCCTTCTTTTTGGACAATCAGGCGTCAGACAAAGACATCCTCTCACGTGACATCCCAACTCCATAGTGCACTACACTGCAGAACGTAAAAATAAGAAGATGATTTACCGGGCACCAGTTAATAATTCATAATCACCAATAGCTGCAAAGGAACTAGGTGGAATGACTTAGAAATGCACTTTATACGCACCTCTTTCACGACTCTTTCTAGTTGCTTCCTTTTTCCCCACCAGTGATTCGCTTAACCTTTTTCCTGCCATCTTGACATCGGCTGCCCGAATCCATTTTCTTCTCCATGGCAATTTCTTGTTGTTCCTGCCTCGTTGCGTTTCTAGTACTTCGGCGAGTCGGATTGACATTTTCATGTTCTAGGACAGGATTCACCTTGCTTTGATCTTTTATACGAGTACAGTTGACACGACCCCCTTCTTGTTGTGCTGGACGTGCATTCTGGTTACTTTCTTGTGGAATCTGCCTCAGTATGTTCCTCCACaatctaattggagaccccgacgcttgcccagagatttacaccacaatgattgagctccaaacaccaccaaggttggggctatctccacaacttaattgaaggctcccaacgacaccacgaagcttcaccacaatggaatatggctctgaggtgacctcaactgtctagggcgtccaagcacccaagaggaacaagctcaagggtaccaagcacccaagagtaataagattctcaacttcacttccacgtatcaccgtggagaactcaaaccgatgcaccaaatgcaatggcaaaggcacacggagtgcccaagtccttctctcccaaatccctccAAAGCGActgatgctagggaggaaaatgagaggaagaacaaggagaacaccaagaactccaagatct is drawn from Triticum dicoccoides isolate Atlit2015 ecotype Zavitan chromosome 4A, WEW_v2.0, whole genome shotgun sequence and contains these coding sequences:
- the LOC119286037 gene encoding putative B3 domain-containing protein Os04g0347400 isoform X2, which encodes MVKQLKVLMPSCLHKLRISDQFAEHLDACARGTGMPHPKVFVVSSFGKIFHVDIGRDGKGAFLGYRWPEFVKASGFGLGWFLVLQHEGRGVLTVKAFDLTWCLKELGGFPPSTADPANFCTTVPLRGAPKQQKSFHCQPV
- the LOC119286037 gene encoding putative B3 domain-containing protein Os04g0347400 isoform X1, with protein sequence MVKQLKVLMPSCLHKLRISDQFAEHLDACARGTGMPHPKVFVVSSFGKIFHVDIGRDGKGAFLGYRWPEFVKASGFGLGWFLVLQHEGRGVLTVKAFDLTWCLKELGGFPPSTEPRSNIYASSRKPQFIMVLFPSFMDKMVCNLPATLFSYQSMAELPNQSWAGQYEGISLYFFSCGSVYFNPTLY